One window of Xanthomonas sp. 10-10 genomic DNA carries:
- a CDS encoding DUF1820 family protein: protein MSKPLYKVTFLNHGKVYELYAHEVTGSHLWGFNQIGELVFDVHDGLVVDPTEERLREEFGNTRTLHLPMQSIVRIEEVEKKGQSVIRDATTGDKVVTFPVPTKPR, encoded by the coding sequence ATGTCCAAGCCCCTGTACAAAGTCACCTTTCTCAATCACGGCAAGGTGTACGAGCTCTACGCGCACGAAGTGACCGGCAGCCATCTGTGGGGCTTCAACCAGATCGGCGAGTTGGTGTTCGACGTGCACGACGGCCTGGTGGTGGACCCCACCGAAGAACGCCTGCGCGAAGAGTTCGGCAATACCAGGACCCTGCATCTGCCGATGCAGAGTATCGTGCGTATCGAAGAAGTGGAAAAGAAAGGCCAGTCGGTGATCCGCGATGCGACCACCGGCGACAAGGTGGTGACCTTTCCGGTGCCGACCAAGCCGCGTTGA
- a CDS encoding outer membrane protein transport protein, which yields MSTASTLSRATLLAVGIAGVLAVGQAHGAAFQLKENSAKGLGRAFAGSGSAPDDASIIANNPAGMRQLDGRLFQADVSAISFSAKFDPDTANYANGAPVSGGNGGDAGMIAPVPAMYFHAPFGENNNMHLGTSLTVPFGFKTEYDRDWAGRYHGTKTELQAIDFNVAFSYDVNPYVSFGASVFAERLDIDLANAVDFGSILAARRVPGFAPGSADGYSRIKGDSTEVGFTLGGLFSIDENTHIGFSYRSEVEHKITDGTADFTTPPNAAAVLAAAAPGTFVDTKGRATVKLPASATASFTHNVNEQWSIMADVTRTAWSKFDQVTVDFASNQPDSVLDFSYRDTTFASIGADYRMSDTLTLRGGLAYDQTPTTAEHRDVRVPDASRKWVSLGLSWRPSQQAEYNFGYTHLFTSDPTSDTRSATGDRLAGSYKVKGDVLAASINYKF from the coding sequence ATGTCTACCGCTTCCACTCTCAGCCGCGCCACCCTGCTGGCCGTTGGTATCGCTGGCGTTCTGGCCGTTGGCCAGGCACACGGCGCCGCATTCCAGCTGAAGGAAAACAGCGCCAAGGGCCTCGGCCGCGCATTCGCAGGTTCGGGCAGCGCCCCGGACGACGCCTCGATCATCGCCAACAACCCGGCCGGCATGCGCCAGCTGGACGGCCGCCTGTTCCAGGCCGACGTCAGCGCCATCAGCTTCTCGGCCAAGTTCGATCCCGACACCGCCAACTATGCCAACGGCGCCCCGGTCTCCGGCGGCAACGGCGGCGATGCCGGCATGATCGCGCCGGTCCCGGCGATGTATTTCCATGCGCCGTTCGGCGAGAACAACAACATGCACCTGGGCACCTCGCTCACCGTGCCGTTCGGCTTCAAGACCGAATACGACCGCGACTGGGCCGGCCGCTACCACGGCACCAAGACCGAGCTGCAGGCGATCGACTTCAACGTTGCCTTCTCCTACGACGTGAACCCGTACGTGTCCTTCGGCGCCTCGGTGTTCGCCGAGCGTCTGGACATCGACCTGGCCAACGCGGTGGACTTCGGCAGCATCCTGGCCGCACGCCGCGTGCCGGGCTTTGCACCGGGCAGCGCCGACGGCTACTCGCGCATCAAGGGCGACAGCACCGAAGTGGGCTTCACCCTCGGTGGCTTGTTCAGCATCGACGAGAACACCCATATCGGCTTCAGCTACCGCTCGGAAGTGGAGCACAAGATCACCGACGGCACCGCCGACTTCACCACCCCGCCTAACGCCGCTGCCGTGCTGGCCGCTGCCGCACCGGGCACCTTCGTCGACACCAAGGGCCGCGCCACCGTCAAGCTGCCTGCCAGCGCCACCGCCAGCTTCACCCACAACGTGAACGAGCAGTGGTCGATCATGGCCGACGTCACCCGCACCGCCTGGAGCAAGTTCGACCAGGTGACCGTGGACTTCGCGTCCAACCAGCCCGACAGCGTGCTGGACTTCTCCTACCGCGACACCACCTTCGCCTCGATCGGTGCCGACTACCGCATGAGCGACACGCTGACCCTGCGTGGCGGCCTGGCGTACGACCAGACCCCGACCACCGCCGAGCACCGCGACGTGCGCGTGCCCGATGCCAGCCGCAAGTGGGTCTCGCTGGGTCTGAGCTGGCGTCCGTCGCAGCAGGCCGAATACAACTTCGGTTACACCCACCTGTTCACCAGCGACCCGACCAGCGATACCCGCAGCGCCACCGGCGACCGCCTGGCAGGTAGCTACAAGGTGAAGGGCGACGTGCTGGCCGCTTCGATCAACTACAAGTTCTGA
- a CDS encoding D-2-hydroxyacid dehydrogenase family protein: MRILVPDDYQGAVRHLPCLQRLEGHDVQVLGALATDPNEWAERLVEAEALVLIRERTRVDATLLRRLPRLKLISQTGRVGTHVDVAACTEFGVAVAEGVGSPVAPAELTWALILSASRRLSEYQRALHQGRWQATGDPDLGRSLHGRTLGVWSYGRIGQRVAGFGRAFGMQVLVWGGEASCAQAARDGYAIAGSRQELFERSDVLSLHRRLTAQTRHQVTAQDLGRMRTDALLVNTSRAELLAPGALLAALDAGRPGQAAVDVFEREPVLDPRDPLLQHPRLLATPHLGYVERDSYALYFDAAFDNVLAFAAGTPRNLVNPEVLAMTR, encoded by the coding sequence ATGCGCATCCTGGTGCCCGACGATTACCAGGGCGCGGTGCGCCACCTGCCCTGTCTGCAGCGACTGGAGGGGCACGATGTGCAGGTGCTCGGCGCGTTGGCCACCGATCCCAACGAATGGGCCGAGCGCCTGGTCGAAGCCGAGGCGCTGGTGCTGATCCGCGAGCGCACCCGCGTGGATGCGACGCTGTTGCGGCGGTTGCCGCGGCTGAAGCTGATCAGCCAGACCGGACGCGTGGGCACGCATGTGGATGTGGCCGCCTGCACCGAGTTCGGCGTGGCGGTGGCCGAGGGCGTTGGCTCGCCGGTGGCGCCGGCCGAGCTGACCTGGGCGCTGATCCTGTCGGCCAGTCGCCGCCTGAGCGAGTATCAGCGCGCCCTGCACCAGGGCCGCTGGCAGGCGACCGGCGACCCCGACCTGGGCCGATCGCTGCATGGCCGCACCCTGGGTGTCTGGAGTTATGGGCGGATCGGCCAACGCGTGGCCGGGTTCGGGCGCGCGTTCGGCATGCAGGTGCTGGTGTGGGGCGGCGAAGCGTCGTGCGCGCAGGCCGCGCGCGATGGGTATGCAATTGCGGGCAGTCGCCAGGAGCTGTTCGAGCGCAGCGATGTGCTGTCGCTGCATCGCCGGCTGACTGCGCAGACGCGCCACCAGGTGACTGCGCAGGATCTGGGCCGCATGCGCACCGACGCCTTGCTGGTCAACACCAGTCGCGCCGAATTACTCGCACCCGGCGCATTGCTGGCCGCGCTGGATGCCGGCCGGCCCGGGCAGGCGGCGGTGGATGTATTCGAGCGCGAGCCGGTGCTGGACCCGCGCGACCCGCTGCTGCAGCACCCGCGCCTGCTGGCCACACCGCACCTGGGTTATGTGGAGCGCGACAGCTACGCGCTGTATTTCGACGCCGCCTTCGACAATGTGCTGGCGTTCGCCGCCGGCACGCCGCGCAATCTGGTCAATCCGGAAGTGCTGGCGATGACGCGCTAG
- a CDS encoding rhomboid family intramembrane serine protease, which produces MFVSLPSRKKPTPRWAVPLLFATVWLAYLWSISRPGEARNTLWLDWGALSSGVSNLGDWWATLRDGSVLRLFTALFLHADWSHLLGNLVFLLIFGLPAERILGPWRLLLLFLVGGAASNLAAIFAIGTPDRVIIGASGAVSALIGTYLALFPGAKLGVVLPLGLFLEFIRVPAPLLIGAWALLQVVFAYIGPAFGMVAWSAHIAGFLFGIVYGLYVRAAIARRLRKRHGF; this is translated from the coding sequence ATGTTCGTCTCCCTCCCCTCCCGCAAGAAACCCACCCCGCGCTGGGCGGTGCCGCTGTTGTTCGCCACGGTGTGGCTGGCCTATCTGTGGTCGATCAGCCGACCGGGCGAAGCGCGCAATACGCTGTGGCTGGACTGGGGCGCGCTGTCCAGCGGCGTGTCCAACCTGGGCGACTGGTGGGCGACGTTGCGCGACGGCAGCGTGCTGCGGTTGTTCACGGCGCTGTTCCTGCATGCCGATTGGTCGCACCTGCTCGGCAACCTGGTGTTCCTGCTGATCTTCGGGTTGCCGGCCGAGCGCATCCTGGGGCCGTGGCGCTTGCTGTTGCTGTTCCTGGTCGGCGGCGCGGCCTCCAACCTTGCGGCGATCTTTGCGATCGGCACGCCGGACCGGGTGATCATCGGCGCCTCCGGCGCGGTATCGGCCTTGATCGGTACCTACCTGGCGTTGTTTCCCGGCGCCAAGCTGGGGGTGGTGCTGCCGCTGGGGCTGTTCCTGGAATTCATCCGCGTGCCGGCGCCGCTGCTGATCGGTGCCTGGGCCCTGCTGCAGGTGGTGTTCGCCTACATCGGCCCGGCCTTCGGCATGGTGGCGTGGTCGGCGCACATCGCCGGCTTCCTGTTCGGCATCGTCTACGGGCTGTATGTGCGCGCGGCCATCGCGCGACGCTTGCGCAAGCGCCACGGGTTTTAG